ATTCCATTAAGTCCGCCTACTATTAAGAATAATATATCTTCTAGCCAACCTGCAATAGGTAAACTATCAGGAACTAAATCTACAGGTGAAATTGCATATATAACTGCTAMTATTAAAGGTATCCAAGGTTTTATTCCAGATTTGGCAGTTTTATTTTTTGTATATTCACTCATAAAATAATCTCTATTTTTGGAAAAAAGATGTATAAAAATCTATATTGAAATATATTAACTTGCCTCAGCAATCTCAAGCATTCTTATTATAAGGCTGTTTCCTTTAGTTTTTGCTATACTGTAAGCTGTCTCTCCGTCTTTKGTTTTGAGAAAAACATTTGCTCTTTTATTTATTAGAAGTTTTACCATTTCGGCATTATTATTTTCTACTGCCCACATCAAAGCGGTATATMCRTTTCTGTCAGCTATATCAAGTTTAGCACCTTTCTCTACAAAAAGTTTCG
This region of Brachyspira sp. SAP_772 genomic DNA includes:
- a CDS encoding DUF1232 domain-containing protein; translated protein: MSEYTKNKTAKSGIKPWIPLIXAVIYAISPVDLVPDSLPIAGWLEDILFLIVGGLNG